A single Mustelus asterias chromosome 4, sMusAst1.hap1.1, whole genome shotgun sequence DNA region contains:
- the LOC144492289 gene encoding uncharacterized protein LOC144492289 yields MATFIQYASCCNNSRALQLLGMGRNSCLSIFSYPPYITCPRQPLPYKGPEITMRHISQVIRCLRQLRARDGREVQISNATRSSIESSQAAPSHSVRSKDKRYVSCFRKRRNIKQVG; encoded by the exons ATGGCCACATTTATTCAA TATGCCTCATGCTGCAACAACAGCAGAGCACTCCAGCTGCTGGGAATGGGGAGGAACAGCTGCCTCTCCATCTTCTCCTATCCTCCATACATCACATGCCCGCGTCAACCACTGCCTTATAAAGGGCCAGAAATAACGATGCGCCACATCAGTCAAGTGATTCGTTGCCTACGTCAATTGAGGGCTCGGGATGGGAGAGAGGTGCAGATCTCCAATGCTACCAG ATCTTCCATTGAGAGTTCACAAGCTGCCCCGAGCCATTCTGTCCGAAGTAAGGACAAACGATACGTCTCCTGTTTCAGAAAACGCCGCAACATCAAACAGGTTGGATGA